The genomic DNA TGTGTGAGGCGGGGAGCACATCAGGAGCCCCTTGAGCCATCTGAGCCCCACTGCTACCCTGTGTTGTTATTGCAAACAGCCATTTGCTTTCCACTTCGGTAGCGATCCGAATTCAAATCTCCCTTCACCAGGGAGAAAAGCATCACAATTATCCATCTTTGCCCTGCAATAGTAAGATGAAAGCATTTTGCTCCCCAGTCCTTAAACAAAAGAGCCTTCATGCCTACCTATGGGGAGCTGGAATTACGTTTTTCTAAGTTTGCCAGGGAGTGTTTGTTCTCTTCTCTTGCTCCCACAATGTGCTGGGTCAGTGCCCTGAACCGTGGCTGTGAAAACAggcctgcagcagctgtaagGCGGGACCGGATTCACAGAAAAGCTATTGTCTGCAGAAACGCATTTGTCTCAAGACACTTGTGTATATTCCAGTCTTGAGTTTCCTTTTAGTTTTGTAAGAGGAGAGAACGAAGCTGGTGTGACTCTGTGGTTTAAGGCTTGGTTCAGCCAGGGAATTAACTGTTTGTCGTTTTGTtggcattttccttctgctgaaaaaaataaacagctggaGCTCTTTAGTTTTGTTCTCAATGGAGCCTGGGAGAGgaattccactgaagtcaaataTTCATGAACTAGCACATCTAATTAAGCTTTTCAAAGGGAAAGCACGGCTTAGATGAGCTATTCCTAAAACCCCTGCAGTCTGTTGGCTGCTCAATTATAACCTGATCTCCAGCTTCCCCAGATATTACTGCTACAAGGCAGCTTTTGGGGCCAGTGGGTGAGGAATTTCCTTACTCCAGTGGCAAGGTTAGGTGGGGAGAGAGTGAAGGTAAAGCAGCTCCTCCCCATTGCAGGCACTCTGCCTTTTGGCATCAGCAATCCAAACATGCTGACTCAGCTTTTCTCTACCTCCCTTTTCATCTGTCAAACTTTAAGACTGTGCTGAAAACCATGAATTTCTGTTCTCAAAGAATGATGTTGAGCTGTGTTTATTTGGCTACCCGTTTGAGAGCATTTAGAGAGGCCAGCGATGGTTTTCATGGGCTTTTCAGCAAGTGCAAGCACTAGAgactcattttaaaacaaaaggtgaAATACTCTCTCAGTCGCATAAATTCAGGACTGATATTGCCAACTGTGACAAGGATCTGAAGCAAGGCACTGCCATCTGAAGACAGATGATAGCCCTCATTTTCTGAGGCTTTATTTATAGGGGCCTCACTGGAAGAAAATAGACAATTATGGCCAGGAGGaaatttaatatgtttttttctaagataTACTGAATGATTTAGAACTGAATTGGTGAAGGTCTGAAATGACAGCTCACATCAAACTCACTGTACCTTTAGAAAGAGCTTTGACAGAGCAAGACTTGCAGGGAAGGATCCTATTGTACTGCTTGGTAATTAGCTCTACCTGGTCCATAGTTCGTGACTCTGGGAAGGATTTTACTAGAAGACAACAAATCAGGTTCCAGGCCTTAAAACTCCATGGCGTTAAATTCACTTTTAATAAGTTTGGCCTGATAGAGCTTATAAACTCTTCAAAGCAAAAAGGGATCTGTTAAAaagatgggggtggggggtggggtgtcagTCTTCAGTAAAGTGGGGGAAATGATAATTACAGTTTTAAGGCAATGCTGACTCACCACTGACAGcgaaggatttttttttttacgccAGAAGCTTGGaataaaaacttcagagaaCAACTTCAGTCTGATTAAATCCCACAGCATCAGCTCTTGCAGCCTATGCTGCTGCTAAATGAAGAGAAAGGATTTGAATTTGCATTAAGGGGATATCATGAATATATGGCTGTCAGTGCCTGTGATCTGAACTCCCACCATTCactaaaagtaaaaaagcttGTCAATTTTTCCTTAATTTGCAATGTACTGTGTTCCCCTTTCTAGCAGACTAACTAAAAACTTCGTCAAGCTGGGGAAGGTAGCCAGATCCGTTGCAGATTAGCAAATACCTTTGAAGGTCACAGCCTGGTCCCAGTGCAGACCAGGAAGCTCTATATCAGCTTCTGCATTGGCATAAATTGGCCTAAGTCCCTTGACTTTGGGGACAACTGAAAATAGGTAGGTAGCTTCCAGGGTACACCTGGTGGCATTTAAAAACTCTGCTGAGACCCTGCAAGGGCTAATGTTGGAGGCTTTTTGGCATATGGAAAGCTTGCTGTTACACACTGCTCACTCTGAAATCACCCTCCTGGCTTGTAACTCAAGGAGACAATTTTCTGGTGCAATCAGTTGCAGCAGCCCATAATTACTTCAGTTTATACTCTCCTCTGGATTTTGACAGCCGTACACCAGGGAGGAATTAGCACATCTTTGGCTTTTCTACCCCAAAGAGTTTGGTGGGTGCCAAGCAAACCTGTCAGAAGGTTAAATCTGTAGCTTTGCACCAATACCTAGCATTGATATCAAATGGGGCTCAAATATGGAGACAGGAAacagggagaaggagcaggTGGGAGGCAGGTGTTACCCATAGATGGGTGTAAAAGGATGAATGTGTTAGCAGTAGAGCACCACCAAAATAGGCCATATTGAACTGCATGAAAAGTcaaaacagcacagcagggtTAGGGCCGGAGCACCCATGTCCTTCTTGCGTGGGTCATGCCTTCCACCAGCTGTGCTCTCAGGTACCTGTGTGAGTGGATGAAGGTGAAATGGGTATCAGATGAGGGGAGCAGTGTGATCACGGATGCTTTGCTGGTGGAGAGCCTTGGTTGGAGGCCACTGGCCAGGTTCAGTGGGAGTTTCCCCATAGCTGGGCCAGGAGTTTGGTGGCAGCCAGAATCCACTTGCCTTTCcccaggaggcagagctggagcgCCTGGAGAGGGAGTTTGCCATTCAGTCCCAGATCACGGAGGCTGCCCGGCGCCTGGCGAGTGACCCAAACGTCagcaaaaagctgaagaaacagaggaagacaTCCTACCTGAACGCACTGAAGAAACTACAGGAGATTGAAAATGCCATCAATGAGTATCGCATCAAATCTGGAAAGAAGCCAACCCAGAGAGCCTCCCTGATCATAGATGGTAAGCAGGACTTGGCacccacagcatcacagaaggGTCTGTGGAGGGTAGGgagaaaaattctttccttgAGGCACacatttcccctccctcctcttccctctgctgtCTGGAGGACTCCACGGGTGCTGGCAGTCAGGCTGCCCTTTCCCATACCAGTGTGCTGTCAGATGGGTGTCTGGCCTGTGCTCCATGCATTAGAGACGTGCTGGTTCACAGCACAAGAAGCAGCATCACGCTGCAGATTGTAAGCGTGTCAGGAAAGCAGACTGTGCTTCCTTTGTTCACCTATAAAATCACTCTGTTAACATCTCCTCCGGAGTGGTGCTGTACAAATGTAATTAATGTTAGCAGATTGGGGTGAGCTCTGTAGCTGAAAGGCATCTTTAAAATCAAAGTGGTAGCAGTGTCATTGCTGtgttcaaatgctttttttctttttctttttttttttcccccggtGTAATTCTCAGGGCACTTTATGGTTTACTAAGTTGTTGATTGGTTTTTCATGAAATCCATTAACTTTCTGCTGTGGTTCTTTCTCCCTTGCTGATTTTGCCCTTTCCCTTTGACTTGCAGAGCTTTTCTTTGTGCCTCTGTAGCAGGAACTGAGATTAAAGCTGCTGTATTTGTGACCTGGGTACCAAGTTGCGCCGCAGTCAGGGATAACAGACAGCCACGAGGACATGAGATGGGGGAGGCAGCTCAAATGTGTGCACGCCAATGACATGAGAGCTTATCCTGCTGCTATAGAGGATGCTCAGAAAATGTTTCCCAGAATTACACCAAACTGGTACCTAGTGTGAGCCTTTAGTTAGCAACAGGATGAGCATTTTAAGAAGGTAGAGATCAAACCCAGAATCCTTAAGGCCAGGGATATAAATCTCAGCAATGGCACCATGCCATTTTGTATCCTCTGGGGATCTCAGCTCTCAGCTGTGACTCATAGTCTTAATCCTCATTAATTGAAAAGAATTAGCAGTTCCTTGAAAGGCAGCCTGCTAGCGAGAGACCtggcctgcagctctgccctgcgAGACTGAGAGTGGGCTAAGTCTTTATAGGAATCTTGCCTCTTGGCTGTGTGAGGAGGGAGATGAAGACTGGGTAACTACTTAAGGTTAAGACTCAGTGGATGAAGATCACGATGCAGTTCAGCACTTGGTCACTGTGATTCTTGGGACCATCTGACCATCTTTATATTCTCTTCCCTTCAGAAGGAAACATTGCCAGTGAAGACAGCTCCCTCTCGGATGCCCTTGTTCTTGAGGATGGTATGTTGGCTGCTAAGTATGTTCTAGagggcaggaaggaaacagGTGGGGATGTGTGAACTCCTGATTGACACTCAAAATGGAGGAACTGTTCTGTATAATCCACTCGAACATCCCAACAGCAAAAATGCTTGGTTTCCCATGACTCTGCCTTGTAGTCAGACATCAGGCCTGGAGCAGCCAGTATTGCCATGGTTACTGCTCTGAATCCTTTCAAAAGACAGTCCCAGAATGGCCCCTGATTTTCTTCTAAGGTTTCAGTTGTTTTAATGCATCACATACTCTTGCTGGCCATTCCCTTCCAAAATGGGAATGTCAGCCAGTGCACTTCTGAAAGTCAAGTCTTCAGGTTGATCCTGAACACAGCCAGGGGAAGCGGGGTGAAGAAGCAGGCTATGGAGGTCCCCCAGGGTTGTGCTGCCATTGGAGGCATCGCACAGCCATtgcctctctcctttcttctcttcacaGAGGATTCTCAGGTCACCAGCGCAATATCCCCTCTCCAGTCCCCACACAAAGGACTCCCTCCCCGGCCACCCTTGCACAACAGGCCTCCTCCTCCACAGTCACTGGAAGGCCTCCGCCAAATGCATTACCACCGCAATGACTATGACAAGTCCCCCATCAAACCCAAGATGTGGAGTGAGTCATCCTTGGATGAACCCTATGAGAAGGTCAAGAAACGCTCCTCACACAGTCATTCCAGGTGAGCCGGCTATCTTGAAGCTCCGTCACAGGGGTACCCTCTGCTCAAGAGGGATGGGTGTGAGCCCTTTCAAAATTTACAAAGCCATCCCTTACCACAAGGAGACATTTAGGTGTTTTGGCCAATAGGCATCTCATAAAAATAGTCTGCAGCCGCATGACTGCAGCTTGGTATctcaatgttattttaaaaaacatttagaaaggAAGGATGGTGGATCATCTGAGGGCTTTGACAGGGCTTGGCCTTGACCTCCAGCTACCACAGAAGCACAAGTTCTGGGACgcagctgagagcagcagctgaccCAGCTCCCGCTCACCCCTGCAAGATCACAGGCACATGCCTGAGATCTGGAAAGAGGCGTGGGAGCCCCTTCCCCAAATTCCTGCCCGGGAACTGAAGCAGGGtgtttgctctgcagcagtCACAAGCGGTTCCCCAGCACCGGGAGCTGtgctgaggcaggagggagcagctcGCTGCAGAACAGCCCCATCCGGAGCCTTCCGCACTGGAACTCCCAGTCCAGCATGCCATCAACACCGGATCTACGGGTACGCAGTCCACACTACGTCCACTCCACGCGGTAAGTCTTCCCAGCTCCAGTCTCATCCTGCTTCCcctgaaataaatattctttgcttTACCCTTCCCCCAGGTCATGAATTAATTCCCAATCCAGGAAAGGACACAAACCAATCCTATTGACATAAGAGGCTCATGTACCGTTGCCAGTAGGGAATCTTTCCTGAAATCACTTCAGATAAATATGATCCTGCCCCTCATCTCTCCCTCAAAGTAAttaagcttttcttcctctgggaCCTTTCATCTCAGGGACTGCTTATAGGTGCTACCAACCCcatgccatttttaaaagggatgTGGTGCTATGGCTAAATTCTGCAGTAAAATTCCTCCATGGATCCAGCTGGAGAGAACACGTTGTTTCCTGTCTGATATAAGATGTTGGGTAGTGTTAATTCTCTATCATAGATAAAATGTTTGCACAATGTGTGATCTTATGCGGAGAGAAAGCCTGTATAAAGCACTCCACCTGAGGATCCAGGCAGCAGTGGAATAAGCCCAGGATTGGCAGATGAAAGAGCTGAAGGGTGTACAGGAGGTGATTTGATGTGCATTGGCCATTTGACTCcaattttctgcagcttttctacAAACTTCAGCTTCACTGCTATTTTGCCCTTGTGGCAAACGCCATGGACActgcaggaagcagagctgAGACAAAGCTGCGTGCTGTTAGGTATCCTGCCCTAAGGGGAAGTGCTACCATCATTTAGCTCTGCATAAATCAAGAGTCATGCCAACACATCAGGCAGAGATGATACAAGGCATTAAGGCCCTGGGTTCAGTTTGTTACAACTTTTTGGCTGAGAGTACCTTTCAAAAGAGTGCAATGTTTGTTAACGCTGGAGCCAAGCTGTGTGAGAAATGAGCCTGGCACAGGGCTTGAGAAGTGGCCTTGATTGGGTAGGGGCCATCTGGGTGTTTGAAACAACTATTGCTTAGTCCATGGCTCATTCATGAGCTGCATGCCTTGGCCTTGGCCATCCATCATGTGGGTGTGTGACTCGTTGCAGGGTGTTTCTGCTCCTTGAAGGGATGGCTGAAGCTCTCCAGACAGCTGGGGTGAATAGGGACCACCCAGACCTGGCAATGAATAGACCCCCTGTAAACTGCAGTTCAGGGTAGTTGCCTGAAGGGCTGTCGTGCCCTGACAGTCCTACACGTGCTGCCCGTGGCTGGGCCCCAGTAAAACCTAGCTGCTTGGCAGAGGCGACTTTCTCAATGGACCCATGGAGAAATCACTGCATTCTGGGCTAAGTATGGGCAGTCTGTCTGTCTCACACTAGGTGGATTGTACCCGTGCAGGGCATTCGTGGGCCACTTGCAAGGGAATCTCACCACCACTGAGGCTAAGATCTTGGGATCTGCAAAGCTGGAGAGAGGCGACCCTGGTAGCACAGGGATGGTGCTgatccagcagctctgccttgggACTGCACCAGCAAAGCTGGGGCTTGAGGCCCCCCAGGTTTTGCCCTTCAGACTGAGCCTTTCCCAGGGTGGCAAGCCACAGGAGAATTGGTTGAGCAAGGGTTTCTGTCCCACATGGTGCTGCAGACTGAATGCCACCACCAAGGAGACTGGAGAGCAACAGGAACAGGACCTAATCTCCCCAAAGCCTGCAGCTGCGAAGCTGGTTGCTTTGCAGACAGCAGCACCTCGCCGTGCTGGAGGGGTACAGGTTTTCAATGCCCTCAGATTCCTTTGCTTTGGAGCTGGCCTTGTGTGCAAGGGGATGGGAGTGCTTTGTCCTGTTGACTTACcagcctggatttttttcctggtacttGCAGATCAGTAGACATCAGCCCTACCAGACTGCACAGCTTAGCTCAGCACTTTAGACACCGGAGCTCCAGTTTGGAGTCACAAGGCAAGCTCCTCGGCTCGGAAAATGAGACAGGGAGCCCGGATTTCTACACCCCAAGGACTCGTAGCAGTAATGGCTCTGACCCCATGGACGACTGCTCTTCCTGCACCAGCCATTCCAGCTCTGAGCACTACTACCCTGCTCAGATGAACCCCAACTACTCCACCCTGGCAGAGGATTCCCCATCGAAAGCCAGAGAGCGGCAGAGGCAAAGGCACAAATCAGCGGGCAACCTGGTCTCTTCCAATTCAGGGAGTATGCCCAACCTGGCTGCGAGGAATGGGACGGGACACCATCGCGTCTACCTGCACAGCCAGAGCCAGCCCTCCTCCCAGTACAGGATCAAAGAATATCCCCTGTACATCGAGGGCAGCTCCACACCCGTGGTGGTGCGGAGCCTGGAGAACGACCAGGAGGGACACTACAGTGTGAAAGCACAATTCAAAACCTCCAACTCCTACACAGCAGGGGGGATGTTTAAGGAAAATTGGCATGGGGATGAAGTGGACTCCGTCAGGCTCACCCCCTCCCGTTCCCAAATCATAAGGACTCCATCTCTGGGCAGGGAGGGCCATGAGAAAGGCTCGGGTAGGACTGCCGTGTCAGATGAGCTGCGGCTCTGGTACCAGCGGTCCACGGCCTCCCACAAGGAGCACAGCCGCCTCTCGCACACGAGCTCCACTTCCTcagacagcagctcccagtacAGCACATCTTCGCAAAGCACCTTTGTGGCACACAGCCGGGTCACGAGAATGCCTCAGATGTGTAAAGCGACATCAGGTGAGAGCTGGGcctgggcagaggggcagaCAGGGATGGGGGCTTCATGCAGCCTGGATTCGTGTCAGGCGTTACACGCAACCTGGAGAGCAATGCCAGACCATAGCATGTTATCTTGCCTTCACAGGCTGCGCACCAAGCCTGTAGGCATAACCCTGCGGGGCAAGCTTTGTCCAAGACACTCACTGggtgagaatttttttccatggaaatcATCACTTTGCAAAGATGCGGTCAAAAGACAGGGAGGGACCTGCTGTTTCCAGGTCTCTTCTCACAATGCAGCTGGGTTTTGGTTGATGGCACTAGGGGCTGAACGTGGAGAAAGCGTGGGGGGGTCACTCAGTAATTGCAGCGAGGGGAGCAACGAAGCAAGTGGGGACTCGGCATAGACTAGGAGAATGCATGTCCTCACTGAAACACCAAAAGCATGGGAAAGGTTAAGTGGGGAGGatcccagcccctccaccccctGCTAAAATGTTTGGGCGATGACATCTTTCTGCACTGCTGGGGCATGGTTTTCCCATGCAGCTCCAGTACCTCTGCTGATAATACCCTGAAATTCAGAGCACTTAAGTGTGTGGTATTATGCCTCTCTGTCATGTACAGAGCTTTGCACTCCTCTGTGCTGTTAATATTAAATGGTAAGAAAACAGCCTAAATCCATTAAACTGAGGAGGCCACTATATGTTGTGAAACAATCCAAGGTTAAATATTTACTGGCCATCAGTCACTGCTGGACAAGCCAGTGTGGACAGATCAAGGACTTGCTGAAAAAACTGAGTCTGGCCCCACGTGGACGGGCTTGCTGGTTTATCAGAGCTTTGCACTGTGCCTGTTGCCACCCTTCCACATGCCTCAGCCTTGGCGCGGGAGACACCATTGCTCCGATCTCGCTTGCCCTAAGCCCTCGCAGCCTCCCTGAGCAGACCAGCGCGTCGCCCACCCATGCTGGCTGTTGGCCTTCAGACAGCCCGGCATGGTGCCGGCCCATGGCGATCACCACGCTGGCAGCAGCGGGGCTCGGTGCTCACTGCCAACTCCAGCATGGAGTCAGAGCGGCAGTTTGACACCAGGCTCCTCATGGGCCATCAACAGCTGCCTGGGAAGAGGTTGATTTATGCGCAATGCCAACACTCGTAGGAGGCCCAGATGTGGACCAGGACTCAATCAAGTAGCTGCTGCACCCATCCTGTGTCTCCACATGAAAAATCTGTCTTCCCCCACTTTGATTAATGGGCATTTCCGTTCCACccagcaacagaaaatgcttGAACACTGGAAAGCTTTGCCTTGCTTAGTTTTGGAAACCATACAAGTTCAGTTAAGtaatctgaaaaggaaaatgctgggGTTGGGGAGAGCACCTAAAAACTGCTGTCAGTCAGTCTGTTCCCCCACCCAGCTGGGTCTTTGAATCTAAATGTGCTATCTGGGCAGCACAGTGTAAGTGTGTTCAGTAATCACAGCTTGTCATGGCCAGTTGGCAGCACAGATTGGTTTTGCGTTCAGACTCAGTTCCCAATTACAGCTGAGGGAGGATACTGACCTCAGGAGGTCAGCTCCAAGGAGTAGATTAAAATTTGGTTTTCTCTTCAGATGTCATTTGGCAGCAGCTAAAGAATTTAACAGCATGGAAGGGGATGCCAGTAGAAACATCCATCGTTTTAGCTGATTAGCCCTAGCCAGTAGGTCTCCTGGACTTCATGCTGTCCTTCAAAGAGGATCCTTCTAGGCCCATATTACATTTGGAGGGTCAACACTATATGGACTTGAGGCGGAGGAAAGATTGGTCAGGTGGATTTCTTAGCTAGACCCTTCACCAGGGAAAGTCCTCCAAGAACCACTGCCAATGGTACATTTTTAGTCCAGATTGCTTCTGCCTTCACTGAAGTAAGAGAATGTGTCCTCTGGTCCCACAGCACAGTGTCAGCAAAGCCAGACTTCAGCCTTTTTACAAATGCACAGTGAAAGGTAGCTGTAGCTTTTGAAATCTTCAGAGCTGTCTTCCTCCTTTGCACAAGAAGCAGCGTGCTGGTCCAGACTCTCACCACTGCCAGCACTGGCTCCTAGGGACACAGCCCATCTCCCACCACCCAGGCTAGGCTCCTGCAGGTCAGGTCCCATGGAGCGGCGCAGGCAGGCCCCGCAGCCGCCAGGAGAAGGGTGCTGTTTCCCAGGCAGCTCAGGAGAGGCTGGGTGGCTGTATTCAGCTGGAGGCCGGGCTGAAACAAAGCAttcctgcagagctgaggaCGGATCCAGCCCGTGACACGCAGCAGTGTCAGCAGTAGGCTGGCTGCTCCTGTGCCGCATGCGGGCACAGCCGTCCAGGAACAGGCTGAGGTCTGACTCCCAGGTTGTGTTTGCTCACAGCCAGACATGTTTCTGCTGGTCTGACCAGCTGATGCTTCTGAACCGCCCTAACCCTCGCGccctcacctcacctcaccgGTTCTTTTTCTCCACCCTTTGGTTTTCAGCTGCCTTACCTCACAGCCAGAGGAGTTCAACGCCGTCGAGTGAACTAGCAGCCACGCCACCGGGCAGTCCCCACCACATTCTCACATGGCAGACTGGGTGAGTGTGTGGGAGCGGGTTAGGGAATTCAGCTCGCTCAGTGCCACTCAGAAAAACCTCCCCACACACAACCAAAGGGAGAGCACCTCT from Falco rusticolus isolate bFalRus1 chromosome 5, bFalRus1.pri, whole genome shotgun sequence includes the following:
- the FRMD4A gene encoding FERM domain-containing protein 4A isoform X3; this translates as MAVQRAPESALSLLMMTEGRRCQVHLLDDRKLELLVQPKLLAKELLDLVASHFNLKEKEYFGIAFTDETGHLNWLQLDRRVLEHDFPKKSGPVVLYFCVRFYIESISYLKDNATIELFFLNAKSCIYKELIEVDSEVVFELAAYILQEAKGDFLSNEVVRNELKKLPALPTPALKEHPSLAYCEDRVIEHYKKLNGQTRGQAIVNYMSIVESLPTYGVHYYAVKDKQGIPWWLGLSYKGIFQYDYHDKVKPRKIFQWRQLENLYFREKKFSVEVHDPRRASVTRRTFGHSGIAVHTWYACPALIKSIWAMAISQHQFYLDRKQSKSKIHAARSLSEIAIDLTETGTLKTSKLANMGSKGKIISGSSGSLLSSGSQESDSSQSAKKDMLAALKSRQEALEETLRQRLEELKKLCLREAELTGKLPREYPLDPGEEPPIVRRRIGTAFKLDEQKILPKGEEAELERLEREFAIQSQITEAARRLASDPNVSKKLKKQRKTSYLNALKKLQEIENAINEYRIKSGKKPTQRASLIIDEGNIASEDSSLSDALVLEDEDSQVTSAISPLQSPHKGLPPRPPLHNRPPPPQSLEGLRQMHYHRNDYDKSPIKPKMWSESSLDEPYEKVKKRSSHSHSSSHKRFPSTGSCAEAGGSSSLQNSPIRSLPHWNSQSSMPSTPDLRVRSPHYVHSTRSVDISPTRLHSLAQHFRHRSSSLESQGKLLGSENETGSPDFYTPRTRSSNGSDPMDDCSSCTSHSSSEHYYPAQMNPNYSTLAEDSPSKARERQRQRHKSAGNLVSSNSGSMPNLAARNGTGHHRVYLHSQSQPSSQYRIKEYPLYIEGSSTPVVVRSLENDQEGHYSVKAQFKTSNSYTAGGMFKENWHGDEVDSVRLTPSRSQIIRTPSLGREGHEKGSGRTAVSDELRLWYQRSTASHKEHSRLSHTSSTSSDSSSQYSTSSQSTFVAHSRVTRMPQMCKATSAALPHSQRSSTPSSELAATPPGSPHHILTWQTGSYNDSCFLDSPLYPELADVQWYGQEKAKPGTLV
- the FRMD4A gene encoding FERM domain-containing protein 4A isoform X2; amino-acid sequence: MAAVLFGFEDLLYSWDSLVWSLTSRALRTCRFGNLRVLQLMLKPWCISRAVYQMTEGRRCQVHLLDDRKLELLVQPKLLAKELLDLVASHFNLKEKEYFGIAFTDETGHLNWLQLDRRVLEHDFPKKSGPVVLYFCVRFYIESISYLKDNATIELFFLNAKSCIYKELIEVDSEVVFELAAYILQEAKGDFLSNEVVRNELKKLPALPTPALKEHPSLAYCEDRVIEHYKKLNGQTRGQAIVNYMSIVESLPTYGVHYYAVKDKQGIPWWLGLSYKGIFQYDYHDKVKPRKIFQWRQLENLYFREKKFSVEVHDPRRASVTRRTFGHSGIAVHTWYACPALIKSIWAMAISQHQFYLDRKQSKSKIHAARSLSEIAIDLTETGTLKTSKLANMGSKGKIISGSSGSLLSSGSQESDSSQSAKKDMLAALKSRQEALEETLRQRLEELKKLCLREAELTGKLPREYPLDPGEEPPIVRRRIGTAFKLDEQKILPKGEEAELERLEREFAIQSQITEAARRLASDPNVSKKLKKQRKTSYLNALKKLQEIENAINEYRIKSGKKPTQRASLIIDEGNIASEDSSLSDALVLEDEDSQVTSAISPLQSPHKGLPPRPPLHNRPPPPQSLEGLRQMHYHRNDYDKSPIKPKMWSESSLDEPYEKVKKRSSHSHSSSHKRFPSTGSCAEAGGSSSLQNSPIRSLPHWNSQSSMPSTPDLRVRSPHYVHSTRSVDISPTRLHSLAQHFRHRSSSLESQGKLLGSENETGSPDFYTPRTRSSNGSDPMDDCSSCTSHSSSEHYYPAQMNPNYSTLAEDSPSKARERQRQRHKSAGNLVSSNSGSMPNLAARNGTGHHRVYLHSQSQPSSQYRIKEYPLYIEGSSTPVVVRSLENDQEGHYSVKAQFKTSNSYTAGGMFKENWHGDEVDSVRLTPSRSQIIRTPSLGREGHEKGSGRTAVSDELRLWYQRSTASHKEHSRLSHTSSTSSDSSSQYSTSSQSTFVAHSRVTRMPQMCKATSAALPHSQRSSTPSSELAATPPGSPHHILTWQTGEATDNSPTMDESQSPTHQSTDE
- the FRMD4A gene encoding FERM domain-containing protein 4A isoform X4, whose product is MEGLLSPMRTKMTEGRRCQVHLLDDRKLELLVQPKLLAKELLDLVASHFNLKEKEYFGIAFTDETGHLNWLQLDRRVLEHDFPKKSGPVVLYFCVRFYIESISYLKDNATIELFFLNAKSCIYKELIEVDSEVVFELAAYILQEAKGDFLSNEVVRNELKKLPALPTPALKEHPSLAYCEDRVIEHYKKLNGQTRGQAIVNYMSIVESLPTYGVHYYAVKDKQGIPWWLGLSYKGIFQYDYHDKVKPRKIFQWRQLENLYFREKKFSVEVHDPRRASVTRRTFGHSGIAVHTWYACPALIKSIWAMAISQHQFYLDRKQSKSKIHAARSLSEIAIDLTETGTLKTSKLANMGSKGKIISGSSGSLLSSGSQESDSSQSAKKDMLAALKSRQEALEETLRQRLEELKKLCLREAELTGKLPREYPLDPGEEPPIVRRRIGTAFKLDEQKILPKGEEAELERLEREFAIQSQITEAARRLASDPNVSKKLKKQRKTSYLNALKKLQEIENAINEYRIKSGKKPTQRASLIIDEGNIASEDSSLSDALVLEDEDSQVTSAISPLQSPHKGLPPRPPLHNRPPPPQSLEGLRQMHYHRNDYDKSPIKPKMWSESSLDEPYEKVKKRSSHSHSSSHKRFPSTGSCAEAGGSSSLQNSPIRSLPHWNSQSSMPSTPDLRVRSPHYVHSTRSVDISPTRLHSLAQHFRHRSSSLESQGKLLGSENETGSPDFYTPRTRSSNGSDPMDDCSSCTSHSSSEHYYPAQMNPNYSTLAEDSPSKARERQRQRHKSAGNLVSSNSGSMPNLAARNGTGHHRVYLHSQSQPSSQYRIKEYPLYIEGSSTPVVVRSLENDQEGHYSVKAQFKTSNSYTAGGMFKENWHGDEVDSVRLTPSRSQIIRTPSLGREGHEKGSGRTAVSDELRLWYQRSTASHKEHSRLSHTSSTSSDSSSQYSTSSQSTFVAHSRVTRMPQMCKATSAALPHSQRSSTPSSELAATPPGSPHHILTWQTGSYNDSCFLDSPLYPELADVQWYGQEKAKPGTLV
- the FRMD4A gene encoding FERM domain-containing protein 4A isoform X1, which encodes MAAVLFGFEDLLYSWDSLVWSLTSRALRTCRFGNLRVLQLMLKPWCISRAVYQMTEGRRCQVHLLDDRKLELLVQPKLLAKELLDLVASHFNLKEKEYFGIAFTDETGHLNWLQLDRRVLEHDFPKKSGPVVLYFCVRFYIESISYLKDNATIELFFLNAKSCIYKELIEVDSEVVFELAAYILQEAKGDFLSNEVVRNELKKLPALPTPALKEHPSLAYCEDRVIEHYKKLNGQTRGQAIVNYMSIVESLPTYGVHYYAVKDKQGIPWWLGLSYKGIFQYDYHDKVKPRKIFQWRQLENLYFREKKFSVEVHDPRRASVTRRTFGHSGIAVHTWYACPALIKSIWAMAISQHQFYLDRKQSKSKIHAARSLSEIAIDLTETGTLKTSKLANMGSKGKIISGSSGSLLSSGSQESDSSQSAKKDMLAALKSRQEALEETLRQRLEELKKLCLREAELTGKLPREYPLDPGEEPPIVRRRIGTAFKLDEQKILPKGEEAELERLEREFAIQSQITEAARRLASDPNVSKKLKKQRKTSYLNALKKLQEIENAINEYRIKSGKKPTQRASLIIDEGNIASEDSSLSDALVLEDEDSQVTSAISPLQSPHKGLPPRPPLHNRPPPPQSLEGLRQMHYHRNDYDKSPIKPKMWSESSLDEPYEKVKKRSSHSHSSSHKRFPSTGSCAEAGGSSSLQNSPIRSLPHWNSQSSMPSTPDLRVRSPHYVHSTRSVDISPTRLHSLAQHFRHRSSSLESQGKLLGSENETGSPDFYTPRTRSSNGSDPMDDCSSCTSHSSSEHYYPAQMNPNYSTLAEDSPSKARERQRQRHKSAGNLVSSNSGSMPNLAARNGTGHHRVYLHSQSQPSSQYRIKEYPLYIEGSSTPVVVRSLENDQEGHYSVKAQFKTSNSYTAGGMFKENWHGDEVDSVRLTPSRSQIIRTPSLGREGHEKGSGRTAVSDELRLWYQRSTASHKEHSRLSHTSSTSSDSSSQYSTSSQSTFVAHSRVTRMPQMCKATSAALPHSQRSSTPSSELAATPPGSPHHILTWQTGSYNDSCFLDSPLYPELADVQWYGQEKAKPGTLV